In Cololabis saira isolate AMF1-May2022 chromosome 1, fColSai1.1, whole genome shotgun sequence, the following proteins share a genomic window:
- the soul5l gene encoding uncharacterized protein soul5l, with protein sequence MAFISICSILALVISAEGSVGPSTNNSFCTESKECLEYELVCKTDEYEVRHYSPTRWVSTDAEAYFMGVGAAMAFRRLFQYITGANEGGVQMEMTAPVLVKIPEETKMWEPAIYTLNFPLPAAYQDKPPAPTNDKLYFTEMPDMDVYVRSYGGWMLSVTSRLHAHLLTKELERVRASYNRSFHYGVGYDSPLKLLNRHNEVWYVAEGEPVCTDPQEPTPAHTTISTTADLPTDSPSDPQPDILSDSPSLPLSNLSSNATFNSSSQLPSDTPTVPPSTAPTARPSVLPSDAAASRPPPSTQISLEPAVNSSDPVSVSPSLEPQPDAGVWNSTAHTSVDTQTDHTEAQPNDEH encoded by the exons AT GGCTTTCATCTCAATCTGTTCCATTTTGGCCCTTGTGATTTcagcagaaggtagtgttgg ACCGAGTACCAACAACAGCTTCTGCACTGAATCAAAGGAGTGTCTGGAATACGAACTGGTCTGCAAAACAGATGAGTATGAA GTACGACACTACAGCCCCACCCGCTGGGTGTCAACAGATGCTGAAGCCTATTTCATGGGAGTGGGTGCTGCTATGGCCTTCAGGAGACTTTTCCAGTACATCACTGGAGCTAACGAAGGAG GCGTCCAGATGGAGATGACCGCCCCTGTTCTCGTGAAGATCCCAGAGGAGACCAAGATGTGGGAGCCGGCTATCTACACGCTCAACTTCCCGCTGCCCGCTGCCTATCAGGACAAGCCGCCTGCCCCCACCAATGACAAG CTGTACTTCACCGAGATGCCAGACATGGATGTGTACGTGAGGAGTTACGGAGGCTGGATGCTGTCGGTCACGTCCAGGCTTCACGCCCACCTGCTGACTAAAGAGCTGGAGAGAGTGCGAGCATCCTACAACCGCAGTTTTCACTATGGAGTCGGCTATGACAG TCCCTTGAAGCTGCTGAACAGACACAACGAGGTGTGGTACGTGGCCGAGGGGGAGCCGGTTTGCACGGATCCACAGGAACCGACTCCTGCGCACACAACCATCTCCACCACGGCCGACTTACCCACGGACTCTCCGTCTGACCCTCAGCCAGACATCCTCTCCGATTCACCCTCACTTCCTCTCTCTAATCTGTCCTCAAACGCAACATTCAACTCTTCGTCGCAGCTGCCCTCCGACACGCCCACTGTCCCCCCATCCACAGCACCGACCGCTCGTCCGTCTGTCCTGCCTTCTGACGCTGCAGCGAGCCGCCCTCCTCCCTCCACTCAGATCTCACTGGAGCCGGCCGTCAACTCCTCCGACCCCGTCTCCGTGAGCCCGTCGCTGGAGCCGCAGCCCGACGCCGGTGTGTGGAACAGCACGGCCCACACCTCTGTGGACACACAAACCGATCACACTGAGGCCCAGCCTAATGATGAGCATTAG